AATCCATACAACAGTAACCAATGTTCGATTACGACACCTATCCCGACCTTGAAGATGGAACCGTTGCGCCTGATGAAATGACTATCGCCCCGCAAAACAACTTTACCAGTATCCTCGTTCTTCGGGAACTTGAGAGCCACGCGATTTTCACGACCGACGGGCAGAGTGCTGACCTTGCGAGTGTCGCCGTCGGCTCTGGTGATGACAGAGAAACGTACTCTCCGGGTCTGATGTTCATGCGCAAGCAGACCGGGAGTGACCGGCGCTTTGGTAAGTCGCTCCAGCGCGACCTGCTCGACATCGAATGCACGATGCAGGTCAACGGCATGTGTCAAGACTGCGTAGAGTGTATTCTCTTTGGCAGTGCCGCAAGTGACGACGCCGACCAAGCACTCTCGATTACCTCTCGAGTGATGTACGATACCGCGTACACACTTCGAGACGCTACTGTCGCAATCGACGAAAAGTTCCAGAACGCGCCCGGTGATGATTACGCGAAGGAAGCGGAGGCGACAATCCGTGAACCGGACTTCTTCGAGCCCGGGACACTCTTCCCTGCAGTCATCACGCTTCGGGACGCGACGCCGGCAGAACTCGCCTTTGTGCTGGGCATCACCGCGAAGAACAAACGGTACGGTGCTGCGACCAGCCGTCTCGGGCGGGTGAAGAATCACATCCTCGGGGTGTATACTGGAAGCGAGGAGGGGCCGGCGAATCTCGGCTTGACGCGAGATGTGATACGGCGGCTTCGTGATGACGAGGCGACTACACCGGAGACGATTCAAGACGTGATTACCGAGTCCGCTCACGATCCGGAACTCGTCGGAGACCATCTCAGGCAGGCGTTTGAGGAGCGTATCGATGCCGACCGTGGTGGTCTCGACATCGAGCGTGTTCCCGCCGAGACCGTCAACGACCTCACAGCGGCCGCGACCGGCGATGACTTGGCTGACGTGCTGAAAACCCAGCGGGAGGCATCGCGGGCATTCCGCGACCAGTCTAAGGAGGAGTAGCTCGATGCAGTCGGCACTGGAGGTAACGCTCCGAACTCAAGGAGAAATCTGGTTTGCCAGCCGTGAGGTTGGTCGGCTCGCGGACACGGAGCCGTACTTCCTCAATACGGCGCTGTACTACGCTTTCGGCCTTGCGTCGGGACGCTACGTCGATCGGCTGTTTGAGCCGACGTACCTAGATGATACCGCGGATGTTGCTGACAAAGTCTATGTCACCCCTGCGACGCCCACAGAAGGAGTCACAAACCGAATTACCTCGACGTACAACACCAGTACCGGCGACTACGCCACAATCAACTACTCCGCACAGGACGATCCAAACGAGGGGCGGAACCTCCCTTCCTACGGTCGGCGGCGAGTGCTCGGACACGGTAACGAGCTGCGCTGTTACGTCTTCGGACGTGGCATCGACACTGACGAACTGCGCGCTGAACTGCCAGGTTATGTTCGACTCGGGAAGAAACGAGGAAAGGCGCGCGTCGACACTGCACCGCTTGCGGTCGACCATGGAACTGGTGAGTATGAACTCGGTCACGCCATTGGTGCATACGACAGTGACCAGACTCCTGTCGGAAATTTGATTACCAAACAGATGCGGCCAACGCCGCTGATCGCACAGGGGGCCTACGACGGCCCACACGTTGTCCTCTCCAACCCGACATCCGAGCCCGAGAAGCGCGATACGAGCGATAGCTCTGTAAAACTTCCAGCTGACGTCCAGTTCCTTCGGAGGAAACGGTGACGCAGCCACTTTCGCTAGCCGGGGTTGAACTTTGCCGACACACTGATTCTGACTACCCAGTCGCCGGCACCGCGTTCAAGCCGTACGCACACCAGCAGGAGCTTCGTGAGCTGTTCCACACTGAGGAGTCGTTTCTCGCAGTGAATGACAGTCCGACAGGCGGCGGGAAGACGATGTCGTGGCTCGCTCCCATTCTTGAACGCGGTGAGCACGCACTCGCTATCTACCCGACGAACGCGCTCATTCACGATCAAGAGCGGAACCTCAGAACGGAGATTGCGGATAACTTTCCGGAAAAAGAGCTGGGCACGGACACGAAGCTCGTCACCGTCACTGCGGACACCCTACGCGGGGAACACGCTGAACGGTTCCCGACGGCGACGAGCAATGGAGCCCGGCTTCGACAACTGCTCAGAGAAGATATTTACCACGGCGACAGTCAGGTAATACTACTCACGAATCCGGATATCTTCGTGATGATGCGGCGAAGTCTCTACGGGCGTCCTGGCAATCCCGGAGCACGGACCCGTGCGCTTAACGAGTTTCAGACGATTGTTGTCGACGAGTTCCACCGTGCCGGACGGAAAGAGCAGAACACGCTGCTGTTCCTTCTCGACGAGATGTACGCACTTCCGTCGTATCGGTGTGCACTCTCGCAGATTGTGCTGCTGAGTGCCACGCCGACGGACTGGCTCGAAGACCGGTTCGAAAACGGGATACAAGCGCCCTACTATCGCGTGACCGAACAGCGAACGACGGTCGAACAGCGGCCGTTCACCGATACGGGGTCATCGGATTGGGGGGCAGTGATGCCCCCTGTCGACCTCGATATCCGCTCGGCGTCGACCTTTGGCTCAGCCGACGAACTACTGAACAAGGACTGGGATGAGACGCGTGAGTTCGCATCCCGGCCCGGGAAGACTGTCTTCATCCTCGACGGTATCCGTGAGGTAGAGGACGTGTACACGCGCCTCGTGGACACCCTCGACGAA
The Halomicroarcula saliterrae genome window above contains:
- the cas7d gene encoding type I-D CRISPR-associated protein Cas7/Csc2, which codes for MFDYDTYPDLEDGTVAPDEMTIAPQNNFTSILVLRELESHAIFTTDGQSADLASVAVGSGDDRETYSPGLMFMRKQTGSDRRFGKSLQRDLLDIECTMQVNGMCQDCVECILFGSAASDDADQALSITSRVMYDTAYTLRDATVAIDEKFQNAPGDDYAKEAEATIREPDFFEPGTLFPAVITLRDATPAELAFVLGITAKNKRYGAATSRLGRVKNHILGVYTGSEEGPANLGLTRDVIRRLRDDEATTPETIQDVITESAHDPELVGDHLRQAFEERIDADRGGLDIERVPAETVNDLTAAATGDDLADVLKTQREASRAFRDQSKEE
- the cas5d gene encoding type I-D CRISPR-associated protein Cas5/Csc1 — protein: MQSALEVTLRTQGEIWFASREVGRLADTEPYFLNTALYYAFGLASGRYVDRLFEPTYLDDTADVADKVYVTPATPTEGVTNRITSTYNTSTGDYATINYSAQDDPNEGRNLPSYGRRRVLGHGNELRCYVFGRGIDTDELRAELPGYVRLGKKRGKARVDTAPLAVDHGTGEYELGHAIGAYDSDQTPVGNLITKQMRPTPLIAQGAYDGPHVVLSNPTSEPEKRDTSDSSVKLPADVQFLRRKR